The segment ACATgtcgcacaaatatgaatcgagaaattggaatgtAATGTATCGAAAtcgttgaaaacggtagaatagaacCTCACAAATcataagttgcaggttgtaaatttatatactgactaagaaacatagagaatatcattttatttacgtaaagaaagtaagcaaatgtttagaatgatcgaaaatgcattcgcaccattacggagaccccaaggagttgtagccccccccccccccccccaatccgAGAGGACTACATTATTGCAACTAGAATTTGAAGTACTTGCATTGCCTTTTCAGATAAGTCTAATTTTCTCAATTTCAATAGCGAGCCTTTTAGTTACTATTTTTCTGAACTTCTCACATGTACAGTATctgtttttcaaaaagaaagatTCTCGGCAAGTTATGGGCGGCAAAAAAGCGTTTAAAAATATGGCTGCACAAATTGAACAATAAATAATTTAACATACGGCTATTGTAAATCAACTGATTCAAATGCTAAATGAGGGGTTGCCATGATTGCAAAACGAATGCTCACCGGTGCAAAACGAAATAGCTATTCTCCCAGTTAACGCTTGATGACGTGTACGTCATTCATTAATTGCACGATTCAGTCCTAACCCACAACACGAATTTGACACTaactaaaaaaaacccaattcaATTCACTCACAATTCAGCCCATTGGCACATCTACCGAGAAAATTCGACCCAGCAAATGAATTAACTAgatgaattgaaatattgtcTTTTGTTATTCAGTCAGCCTTTTTACGTGCATACTGAATGTATGATTCTCATTTTCGTTCAAATAGTTTAGTTAAACGATCATTGAGCCCATTTTCATGGTAATGAATTTCTTGTACAAACGATTGAGGTGAGACCTTAATTTGGGGTAAGAGCACCTTTGATGAAGTAAGCAAAAGACATCTTCGACTTCACATCATTTCCCAgtgaaaatggaaatataattCATCTTTCATATTCAAATAATCAGAGATGTGTAAATTTGCGGGTATAAATTGAACTTGGTCAAAATTTGTTACACATGGGTCTGTCAAATACATACACGAAATTTCAATGCCTATGATATTGACAAAGACAATCATCAACTAATTTTCAGCgatgatataaaaatattcaaaagttattgattgcttCGCAGTAGAAAAATAGGGATCTATTAGAAGCTCTCATCAGAGCGATTCGGACACGTTCAATATCGCAAGATCACCATCCCCCACATTCGTCCAAAATGTTTGGGCCGAATGGTCTGGATGCTTAATGAATGACTTTTAAAAAGACTTCTACATGTAGCATTAATTCGGAGATTACCTCTTTCTTTTCGCATTGATGACCTTGGTTTGGCATTGGCGACCGTTCGATTGCAATGGTAACCACTCATCTTGAATCTGCTCATTTATATCCGCTGTATAGGcatattttgttattaattCTATGGTTCATTTTTATTAGCTGTACTTTTTGTTTTACCCTTTTCACAGAGAGTCCGTTGATTTTTAGGTTTTATTTTTTCCCAAATGCAATCAATAACATTATAACAAAAATATGCAGATGTGTACGTTGATGTTTTGTAAGCGCTGAgtataggcttaaattttacagcccttcaccagcaatggtgacgtctccatatgagtgaaagattctcgataCAATCAACCATTTATACTTGCACTTCATTATCTTTTACACTTAACCGATCGTAGTAGCTCAGTGTTCGTTTCTTAACCGAGAGGTCGGGAGTTCGCGCCCTGCACCAAGCCATGGTCACGTCAAACTTAGGACGTTTAAATTAGTAGTGATGGCtccgccaaacgctcggcatttagaactGAGAGTCACggttctttcggatatgaccttggaggtcctgtgtcgtggcaggcgttggcacgataaagaaccctcaccgcTACAGTGTCCGACCCTGAACGCaaagcatagatctaaattgTGGTACTCCACTTACAGCTGGTAATGTCTCaaaatgagtaaaatattctcgacggggcctaaaacaataaatcaatcatttttacTTACATTTCATAGTCATTTATACTTATATTTCATACCTACATTTCATGAGCATTGTATTTCTGGTTAGTCACCATCTGATGTCTCTTATAGATGTACACGATAGAGAAAAGTTCAGTGTAAAGATATCTGTATAATGTCTGCAGTGAGTTAGCGCCCCGCAATGTTACTTTGATTGCTTTCCCCGTGGTGTATTTTGTTATGTGTGTTATCTTTACTCGCTCTCAATAGATTGGGACTGTGTTGCGAAATACTTCCACGATTTTGTACGCCATGCGATCTACGGTAGTAAATTTATATCATGTTAGGTATTCCCTTGAACTTCATTGTGCAAATTTATAAAGTTATAATTTTCATCTCAATTTGAATCATGTTTATTGAAAACTATATGCTATGCTACAAAGTAATGTTAGTAACACTATCTATCATAAAAAAAACGAACAACACAAATCTGCGATACTTTTTTTTCCAGCCGTTTTACCAGAATGGTGGCAGTATGTCCGAGGTGTAATCTCTAGATCTCAAATGTCGTCTACCCAGCTCATAAATCTAACGATTGGAACATACAACAGTCAATACGAAGCGATAGAAGGAGGtaacaaataaaacactgacatttaccGTCTGCTACTAGAGTATAGCCTTTCAAAATgacatgaaataattaaaagtttATGACACAAATAAtcccttttttaaaaacactttttGTGTCAGAGTAGATTTTTGTGTCTTTCAGTTCAAACATATTTGAATGAGAGTGAGACTGATGTTATTATTGGTCCATGTATCCGATCAATCAGTGTTGCTGCTGAAGAATTGAGGATCCCATATCTCTGTGTTACGTCTGAAACGGAAATGGAATTGTGCACTTTTAAACTACTCCCAGTCCTCTCTGATTTCATCGAAGCAATGACGAAACTAGTATACAGCCAATTTAGACGACAAGGGAAAGCTGAACCGAAAACCATCATCTACGAGGGAAAGAAAGGTGAAATATGAGACGAAACTAACTAAAATCTCGAATTacctataatatatatatatatatatatatatataaagcactaaataatcacaactaggtactgaaaattttcgctccagcccggggtcgaaccagcgacgtacggcacccaccgcctagcaagattgtcaaaccagtgcgtaagtccactcggccacaacgacttccctaatatatatatatatatatatatatatatatatatatatgatgaataaaaaataaaaatccaaaacggaaaaaaaatatgataaaaatcagacttgaacatttttaactaagTTTTCATTTATGGTAAAAAGTCATTCTTTACATCGTTAGTTAAACACAGCTtgaatattcttttttattgaatCGTGACGTAAAGATGGACattaagaataataataatatggCACAAATCACCTTAATGcattgttatttacaagccgttaacgtaataattggttttttgtcgatcaaatctaatctgtttatgtaatggctaatagatgttttcaaacccgaggtgTATATgacatatgacgtcacacataatggcgcgtaaaatagcgaaagtaaatatgcatatcgcaagatttgaatttcatctcgctcaaactcgaaaactacgcaaaatattttattaaaaacacatttacagtagttttaggcatgaaaagaattaattttgctgaaaaaatgaaaacaaagtttagaaacatgcacTGTGTTCTTTAACTAGAAGTGACTGCGGTGATAATATACGGCAGTGCTTAATAGGAATGAGAAACATCGTAATTGAGGTCACTACTGATGAAAGCACGATGCGATTAACCTTTCTTTGGTCTTCCATTGGAAAAACACAGAACTAATCTCATATCGCCATATCATACAGTTTTAATAATTCATCACTTCACTTTCATCAATCATATTCATTAAATTGTAGGTTTCCATTTTGATGTCGAATTGTTAAATAATCCATTGACTACCAGAGTATGGGTTATGAACGATGAAGACACAGACGACAAACGAAGGACAATTACGCATTACTTAATGCTCATGCGCAAAGAACTGATTCGAGAAATCATAGTTATCTGTGATACAGAAACTGTCAAAATATTACTCGAAAcggtaaaatatttttttagtttaaataatgaaagtgttacaataattatcaattaatttcaaatcatatttatttttcacataatttttGTTTCAGGCCTGGGAACTAGCTATGCTAAGCCTTCCGTTTAGATGGTATTTCTATGATCCTGTAAGTTGTCAGAATATTTCTACGCATTTTGTTACATATCAATTATATTTAAAGCGTGAATACACAGTGCCTGTATTTTAACTTCAGGCATTTCAATTACGTCCCATTCTGGAaaacctgcctcgatttgaaaacagCTTTACGGTCTTCACTCTTATACCATACCATGACCAGACGACATTTGCTTCACGTGATATTGACCTAAACACGATATTGATGTTAGATGCCATTTCAGTGGTTTCTAATATTTCCCACAATTTTACTTCCGATGAGAAACGACAGGTGATCCTTTCAGCGATGGAAAAAGTAAGCTTCCAGGAAAATAAATCTAATTCATTGATAGATAATCAATTTTGAatgcaaatattttattattacgcaatatgatttttatttctgtATAGAAATCTTTTCGAGGTCTCACCGGAAGTATTCGTTTTGATGCGAATCACCAGCGGATGAACTACAATATAAACATGGTTCATTTTGATGGATCAAAGTATTTCAAGGTAGTATATTTATAACGTTGTGAATATTTAATTATCCTTTAATAGTGGATGTTATGTATATCTTACTGGTATCCTATTCTATCGTGTCAGTTAGGTTCATGGGAGTCAGGGGACTCCCCCTACCAAAGAGGTGTAAAACTGGAGAATTCCCCTGACGTTGAGCGCTGGAGAAACAGGAACCAAACGTACACATTTCCTCTAAAGGGAAGAACAATTAAAGTTGTAACTATTATCGTAAGTTCATTTGCACtcgtatatacaaatgtaccttttttaaaatttgtaaactaGTAAGTTTAGAATATACTTATCATGTTTTACAGACTATATTACGTCATTCTGCGGTTTTTTTAATAGTTAGAGAACTCTCTATTTTTCAGGAGGAACCATTTGTGATGTACAAAAAGGGATATGAAAATATGACAGGAAATGATAGGTTCGAGGGATACTGTGTAGAACTACTGCACGAGCTGTCCAAAATTCTCGATTTCAAGTATGAACTTTATCTGGTCCACGACAATAAATTCGGAGCCAGACTTTCAGATGGCAGTTGGAATGGAATGATCGGCGAAGTTCTTGCGGGGGTTAGTTTGTGtgttgaatttcattttctaaCTTCACGAGATTAGTCAATATAAAATGCATGATGGGGGAAAGGATTTTCCAATATCCACTGTAAAGGGACGTGGACacgattgagctgaaaattttattttgccaTTTTTCATTgcttacaatgcttaactaaagtatttctaatggtcaaccgaaatttgaatatcagtttttgagttacaagtgagatacagcactcacaattctttgttatgtaaacaaggcttgtgccatatttttgtttacgtaTAGAATggttaatagaaaatagcatgtttaaatcaaaatgagatgtgccaaacactagaaactatttaactgtgttcagaattaactagtaaattgaaaaaaacctgctttaaacgaacttgtaCCAGTATATTTagcctatatgtaaacaaaaacatggcactagccttgtttacataacaaagaattgtgagctcgaTGTACCTCGATAACTGACATtgaaatttttgctgaccattacaAATTCCTTagttaatcattgtaaacaTTACAAACGGAaagataaaatttgaaaatgttcagctcaaatcgtgtccatgtccctttaaccATAAGGCTagagcaatctaattaaaatcagatcttctctaaccgttacactgaagataacggttagagaagatctgattttaattagattgaaggCTAGAGTATGTACCTTTTTTCTGTTTTGCGTCAGAGTGCGAATAAAATGCAACTACATGGAGGTATGTTTTTCTGGAACAGCAATTATGCTGTcctaaatctacatgtacagtgtatgtggtATCTGACATTAACAGGCATATATCAGTGAAAATGTGGCAGAATTGCTGGTTTCAATATGAATGATATCTAATGTAGACGTAAAACAGTGTTTTGAAGTGAATGACACTCTTGTACTCAAACTATATTTGAACAGATTGTGTCAGCTTTGTctcattgaatttttattttcatttctggcTTTCGCTGACAAGACCTGACGCTAACCAGAAAAAGGTCATTGCACTGGCCTAAACAAAGTAGTTATATAGAAGAAAAAAGTGTTAAAAAGTATATTAATAAATCTCTTCCAAAAGATTTGTCAGAGATAATTGTAATTAATTATACGAAGAAGACATGGCGAAAGAGGTGATATTTattgtacacacacatatacttgtatacatatataaattgcGATTTCAGATAGCATACAGGATCGAAACACTGTACTACTGTCGCTCTGacagttttatttatttattttttgttgttgatagaAATCTGCATTATATTAAAACATGGAAATATATCAGAAAGACAATATGTTAAATGGATAACGAAATACGCacgaacgagagagagagagagagagagagagagagagagagagaggtgtctattgacactttttaaatatcaatgcTATGTTCGTCAGTATGAATATAAAGATTGCTCTACAATGACTCAAAATTAGATGCCCGTCGCTTAATTATATACACCAGCTGATTGTAATTAACTGTTAATGTAATGTGGATAACACTTACAGGTGTACTTCTCCACtcaaatgtatttatttccaacAAAAAGTATCAAAAGAATAAGAAATTGGATGGGTCTTTTACAAATGTTAAACTTCTTTTCGGTCATAGCTTTAGTTGTAATTGATAATACTTCGagatgttttgataattgtGTATTGATACAGTTCAATTACTAAGATATACAATCAAATCAACACAGCGTAAATGCCTATCACCTGAGGTGAGATAGGTACAAGATAGCATTCATATTAGATATACTAATTTACCACACAGGTCCCATGGTGTAATGGTTAGCACTCTGGACTTTGAATCCAGCGATCCGAGTTCAAATCTCGGTGGGACCTCACATTTTctagatttattttgtaaaaatgaaatttactgaaaaatatataatggaTTGATTAATGAAACAAGTCTACAATCATACAACTGAACAACATCTAAACCTGTTGTGTTAAAAATTATCTAGGGTGCTTATACAATATGGTGTAATAAtggaaaattgaaatatatcaataaatgtTTGATCCCCCTTATTCATTCAACTTAGTTCCAGTGCTAAATGTATACAATATCTATACAACTATACatggaaaacaaaattgacTTATCAATTTTCGATTTTTGACTTTCCAGAATGCTACAATGCTTGTTGCCTCGCTGAGTGTGAACGCTGGACGCGAGGAGGCGATGGATTTCACTAAACCCTTCATGACGAGATACGTCACACTGATCATGAAGATACCGGCCACGAAGACAAGAGTCTTCGAATTTCTGTCCCCTTTATCTCACACAATATATCTGTGTACTCTTAGTGCTTGTATTGTAGTTGCTTGTAGTTTGTATTTCTTCGAGAGAAATAGTGTTTTCGAAAAACGAGAAAAAGTAACCTTTAAAGAGTGTGTATGGTATATTTTTGGAACTCTTTTAGAAGGAGGTACAGAAGGTACACCAACTACTACTTCCGGGCGTATTCTGATTTATACTTGGTGTTTCTTCGTTTTAATACTGGTCGCTTCATACACTGCTAACTGGGCAGCATTTCTAACTGTTGAACAATTTAAAGCACCTGTTAAATCAGTGTACGATTTAACTTCACAAAAAGAGATTCAGTATGGAACCGTAAGGAGTAGTGCTATTTTATCGTTCTTCAAAACCTCCAATGTGGAAACCTTCAGAAAGATTGGAAATGAGATGATCAACAATGCCTCCAACATCGTGGCCACCTCGGCGGAGGGATACCAGAGAGTTAGTGCAGGGGGCTATGGCTTTTTCTGGGATTCTACTGTCAATTCATATAAAATCAACAGAGAATGTCAGTTGACAACGATAGGACCCGACTTCGCACCCCGAGGATACGGGGTAGGCGTTCCTCCAGGTGCCACATATTTAGAGGAACTGTCAATCAACATTCTCCGGTTAGGCGACAAAGGATTTCTTGACGAATTACAGCAgaagtatgtatatatatgttatattttccccaaataattcattttttgcGAATTGATacaaaacaaattcatttttagTGTTTTTCATGTTACAGCATCTGCATTTAATAATCATTCAGTTCAATGAGTGATAAGATATGTGTTTTCTTACCCTTACTGGAGTCATTATATAAATGCCTTTATTGCAGATGGTGGGGAGAGCGAAAATGTCTCAGTGACGAAGAAGAGGACGAGAAGAATACAAGCGGACTGAAATTAGAAAATGCCGCGGGATTATTTTTCGTGCTTGGGGCCGGAATCCTTTTatctgtttttgttttatttatacagAACTGCATACGGAATATCAGACCGGACATTAGAACCGGTAAAAACGAAACTGTGACTTAATATGTGTGGAATACGTCCTTTTATTTCTACGTATAGGGAAGTATACCCAATGGAAACCCCGCGAAAAGAAATAGTGCTAGAAAAAGAATGTGAAAAGATAGTTGAATATGTGAATGAATGAATGGGTTGACGACTATAAactgatattgaaaaagtgtagATATTATACAAACCAGGGTCATGGTTTCATTATAACAGGCTGGTATCtgttatatgtatattgcaTGTGTGATATCTGATATATTTGTAGTAGAATTGCTGTCACTATTCATAATTATGGACCTGTTCCTTTGATAGGTTTGTGTGTGTGGTCGACTTGTTTATCATGTACATACGTTAAGCACATAGAAGGTAAAGTTTTGTGGTATCAAATTAATTTGTTGTAGAATTGCTGTCACTATTGATGATTATAACATTTTTATgggtttgtgtgtgtatgtgtgtggttGATATTGTTAATcgaaaaatatgatatttcgtTTGTAAAATGATCGTGTGTTGCGTAACATTTACTGCTTACTTGATCTCTTTTGCAGATCTAGACAACATTGTATACAAATTATACAGCATGTTATACATGTGTCGTTTTCCATGAATAAATTTAGAGCCTAATTCAGCCATAACACTCAACGAATTTCTCATAGGTTGCAGACAGGAACAAATACACAATCAAAACGTCTTTTAATCTCATAATTGAAAGTGGATACACAGGATATGGAATTATGGGAATTCTGTCAAAATAACCTCTGCCTACGTGTTATATTCCTTCGGGATATTTTCACTGATATTTAAGCCTTCAAAAAGACTTTCATCATCAAGTTAATTTTTGCAGCGCCTAGAGGTTGTTTGCTCCCTAAAACGTCAATACCATTTCCGATAAGATTTTCGCGATATTCGTCCAGGAAACACTATATTTCGGATTTTGCAAACACGTTTTACATAACGCAGCGATAAAGAATTTATGAACTATCGGATTAATGAAAATTCGATTTTGTTTAACCGCATCTATTGAAAATTTGAACAAGGAGGTAATTGATAAAGTTTTATTGTTAATTATCAATGAAACACACacgtttgaaaaataaaatgaaattcagaaCATCCAacacaaaaattacaatatgtAGTGTCgtcttttgatttttaattcTTATCCTAAAATAATGGTGTATAATAGGTATCTCATGATGACTCTTTTTACAGCTTATGCTGTTTTCAAATCGACTATTTCCGACTATAGGTCGCGGTTGCCCAGTGTGTTGGATGCTCACTTTACAAATGGGAGTTCTCGATTTCAGGATCGCGTCAAAGCTAGTATGATAACAGATAGAGACGGTTTCTTCGCAAAAGCCTGgaattacaaatgtacatgtaacagtgaaAGTTGCACGTCTTTCCAGCCTTGCAGAGGTCAGAATTTGTGTTACTTCCCACAAAGCTAGTGACGTcagaatgggacgtaaaacaataagCAAAGCAACAAGTTGAACAACacttaactttttaaaaaaaatcttgcaaaTCGTTCAGACTTTCTGAGATggaaacaccccccccccccttcccccccccccccccccaatcaaaCAACGAACGATCAGGTCAAGGTGCTATTGATATTTTAATCTTTTTGcattcagatatatatttttttaacagaccttttaaaattataattaacACTTATATATGAACAGATTGTAGGTATTTACGTGATTCATTGGTATGGAGTCTCAAAGTAGAATACAGATTTGATAACCTTAAACTGTGGTGTCACTCTCGTtgtattaaagctgtatggtccgaattacaatatttttttccatctcgtaaaaacgctattaaatcatcgcacgtatgtagttatgagactatacgacatatcataaattatttcacctgttttaaaccaaataatttgattttaaatcgatgtttacaaataaccgcttcactctgccatttctagtgacagtcacgtgaccagttcaaactttcagatcatcggtggtcttatctgtgtaaagctgtgtattttgttataacagtaccgtaccataagtttaatagaaataaaaatatcaaatacctcttagtaattcgttgttttacgcacTTTCAgtcttaaaactagacagttgcgtatgagttaatacatcatgttgggattcccctgacgcgcgtgggtctatttatagacgtctattatgggaggatttatatatgtacccactatatttactttctaaataatattcgcactgttttcttttacatgcagatgttttcaagcatgtaattaagggaaagttaataactttataaagtaattaatctgctttaaagtaattatgtacaaaaataatacatgaacatcgggtcatacagctttaaactATTGCACTACATCCTGCGTTCTCTGTAGTTTCCTGCCTCTAAATTCCATATGTAgcctggcctggaggttataataCTCATATTCAAACTCagtcatgtttgttttgagtacaactctgagcaagctccgaagcatactcgaaaaatcttgagcatgcactccatttgagtataagaatgatttgataaaagttttataaccttcacttatGAGTATGATTTAGAGCACAGAGTTCAAGTATGAAAAcgtattcaaatattttttataaccCCCAGGCTTGTATACGATCCACTGATTAAgttacttacatgtactaaGAATGTTAAGACAACAAAGTGCATTTAAGCCTGGGATATCGATAATTTGTTGTTTGGGTTTTATCAAAACAGTACAAAATCCACCAACTACTACACATTGAAGTTAACAACCCCTCGTGGACATGAGTTTACCCGAAAAACCCAGTTAGAACTGATAATGGTTAATGAAGTCAAAATTAAAAACGTCAATAATATTCTTATAGTTCTAACTTTTGGGGAGTTGAAGATGAGCAAAAAAGATGATATTCAGTGGATATtctgttgttttattttgtctcCAGGATGGGTGATTTGGTGCTTGTACCAGTACTACTTAACCAATGGCCGGGCATAGTCTCCATCAATCTACTGATATCATCGGCACGAATCCGAATCAGTGCAGAAAGATCCCACGTTCTAGAGTTACTAATGCTAAAATAGGACATAATTCGACATTTCCAATCATCTGAATGACAGGGATTACACTTGGATTTTATCTGCTGTGATCATGGCAAtgtcaaacatttttgtttacGCTATCTGATGTAAAACTTCAAGCTCTACATGATTcatgattatgacgtcaaatCATCATGCATAAAATTTATCAGATTCATATATAGTGCATACGTAAAAATTCTCTCGTCTGGATTTCCATTTCAGAAATGCTGATGTTTtgcttgaattttaaaaatatatatatgataatcaAAACACATCTTAGCAAGCccagggttttcggtccactccgctccccttggcttgcgaagatgacgATTTTTAAGATTTCGTATCCTCTCATATTCATTGTTTTGATATCATCATGAATTTCGTTTTGTATTGTCTCAGATTAACTAGTATACTAGTATTAATCCATATGTAATGTTGTACCATGTTTGAACTTGTACATGAAATAGGCATgtctataaataaaatacatgtatatactgctGAAATCTAAATATACTTTCTTCCATCATCAGAACTATTTCCAGCGTTTACTGCAAAGTGAAATCTCATTTATTATATGTACTACAATGGCAGGTTGTTTTATCCCCAGCGCCATAACGGCACAGCGACAATTACAATAAACGGTAAAAATACTTGTTTCGTcaaaattttatgatttaagAAAAACACGCATTTGTTGGGTTTTATTTGCAATAGTTTTTTCTTTCATAGTAGTTTATATTCTCCTGTTCGTAAATGTT is part of the Ostrea edulis chromosome 2, xbOstEdul1.1, whole genome shotgun sequence genome and harbors:
- the LOC125681233 gene encoding glutamate receptor ionotropic, kainate 2-like isoform X4, with translation MSSTQLINLTIGTYNSQYEAIEGVQTYLNESETDVIIGPCIRSISVAAEELRIPYLCVTSETEMELCTFKLLPVLSDFIEAMTKLVYSQFRRQGKAEPKTIIYEGKKGFHFDVELLNNPLTTRVWVMNDEDTDDKRRTITHYLMLMRKELIREIIVICDTETVKILLETAWELAMLSLPFRWYFYDPAFQLRPILENLPRFENSFTVFTLIPYHDQTTFASRDIDLNTILMLDAISVVSNISHNFTSDEKRQVILSAMEKKSFRGLTGSIRFDANHQRMNYNINMVHFDGSKYFKLGSWESGDSPYQRGVKLENSPDVERWRNRNQTYTFPLKGRTIKVVTIIEEPFVMYKKGYENMTGNDRFEGYCVELLHELSKILDFKYELYLVHDNKFGARLSDGSWNGMIGEVLAGNATMLVASLSVNAGREEAMDFTKPFMTRYVTLIMKIPATKTRVFEFLSPLSHTIYLCTLSACIVVACSLYFFERNSVFEKREKVTFKECVWYIFGTLLEGGTEGTPTTTSGRILIYTWCFFVLILVASYTANWAAFLTVEQFKAPVKSVYDLTSQKEIQYGTVRSSAILSFFKTSNVETFRKIGNEMINNASNIVATSAEGYQRVSAGGYGFFWDSTVNSYKINRECQLTTIGPDFAPRGYGVGVPPGATYLEELSINILRLGDKGFLDELQQKWWGERKCLSDEEEDEKNTSGLKLENAAGLFFVLGAGILLSVFVLFIQNCIRNIRPDIRTGKNETVT
- the LOC125681233 gene encoding glutamate receptor ionotropic, kainate 2-like isoform X5 — encoded protein: MWKVIVFLVVSGMGLRIKADDSVKVGFHFDVELLNNPLTTRVWVMNDEDTDDKRRTITHYLMLMRKELIREIIVICDTETVKILLETAWELAMLSLPFRWYFYDPAFQLRPILENLPRFENSFTVFTLIPYHDQTTFASRDIDLNTILMLDAISVVSNISHNFTSDEKRQVILSAMEKKSFRGLTGSIRFDANHQRMNYNINMVHFDGSKYFKLGSWESGDSPYQRGVKLENSPDVERWRNRNQTYTFPLKGRTIKVVTIIEEPFVMYKKGYENMTGNDRFEGYCVELLHELSKILDFKYELYLVHDNKFGARLSDGSWNGMIGEVLAGNATMLVASLSVNAGREEAMDFTKPFMTRYVTLIMKIPATKTRVFEFLSPLSHTIYLCTLSACIVVACSLYFFERNSVFEKREKVTFKECVWYIFGTLLEGGTEGTPTTTSGRILIYTWCFFVLILVASYTANWAAFLTVEQFKAPVKSVYDLTSQKEIQYGTVRSSAILSFFKTSNVETFRKIGNEMINNASNIVATSAEGYQRVSAGGYGFFWDSTVNSYKINRECQLTTIGPDFAPRGYGVGVPPGATYLEELSINILRLGDKGFLDELQQKWWGERKCLSDEEEDEKNTSGLKLENAAGLFFVLGAGILLSVFVLFIQNCIRNIRPDIRTGKNETVT